ATCCTGAAGAAGCTTTACTACTTAAACAAGAAACATTTGAACGTTTAAATACTGGAGGAGAGCGTTTAAGTCCTCAAGAAGTGAGGAACTGTTTATATACTGGCAAATTTAATTCTTTACTACTAGAATTGGCACGAAATCCGATATTTACTAGAGCTTGGAATATTCCCACAGATGACGACAGTTCTAAACTTTCAGAAAATACTCTCTACAAAAAAATGGAAGATGCAGAATTAATTTTACGTTTCTTTGCACTTAGGAATGTAGATAACTTCAGTAGAGGAATGGAAGGATTCTTAGATCTTTATAGAACCCATTTGACATCTTTCCTTGGCACAGAAAGGATATAGGAAATCCGTTTTGAGCGATCCAGCAACCAAGCGAGTTCCAGAAAGTAGAAAATCATCAGTAAATACGTTTAAAAAGCTGAAATCCATATGGAGAATACCCTTACAGACAGACAAGAGATCTCAAATGGGTTCTATAGAATGGCAAGTTTACGATAGCTGTGCTGCCGTGACGCGCTTGTATGCTATTTATGAAAGCTTTGTTGAAAATTTGATTGGAGATTGGGTAAGACTTTTACCAAAAATAGTTTCAAATTATTCAGAGTTAGGAGAGAAAATTCAAAATACTCATCGAGAAGGGACGGCGCGTTTGCTACTAGATCTGAATAAAAATAGATTTCAACATCTTTCAATTGAGAAAGTAGTTCAAGGACTATTTGATGGGATTAGCCATAATCAGCAATATGAATTGCTACCTGAAGCCTTCCTTTTGCACGAGCAAAATTTACGGAAAGAAGCATTAGAAAAGTTATTGGCAGATGCAGGTATTGAAAATAGTTGGAAATGGGTTCTTAACTCTAGAAAAATCAAGCATTTTATTGAAGAAGTTAGTGCAAGTCAAAATAGAGCAGAAGGAGAACTCAAGCGA
This window of the Merismopedia glauca CCAP 1448/3 genome carries:
- a CDS encoding MAE_28990/MAE_18760 family HEPN-like nuclease; this translates as MGSIEWQVYDSCAAVTRLYAIYESFVENLIGDWVRLLPKIVSNYSELGEKIQNTHREGTARLLLDLNKNRFQHLSIEKVVQGLFDGISHNQQYELLPEAFLLHEQNLRKEALEKLLADAGIENSWKWVLNSRKIKHFIEEVSASQNRAEGELKRLIDYRNEAAHGSVDRDQILGSQELLDLCDFIEAFCQALVELVSYQVICKKVYRGEAREIGTIAEWFTTPNAAVVKVKEVTLSVGSSLWLISETSSYCQLARIESIKVNDISKEQVNITSEIEVGLQLNREAKKGLSIYLVEEN